The following coding sequences are from one Streptomyces angustmyceticus window:
- a CDS encoding cytochrome P450, translating into MQSHSEFQAPPPGCPAHADGERVPLHGPEFAAAPDAFYDMLRQYGPSAPVELAPGVQAELVTDYATALHVLQNPDTFARDSRRWRALNEGQVPADSPVLPMMMYRPNCMFSDGAEHLRLRQAVTDSFALLDMHRVSRHVDRVAEYLIDQFSVRGKTDLIGDYAQLLPLLVFNDLFGCPAEIGDRLISAISNLFDGVDVERANQAMAGALFELVTLKRGTPGDDITSWLMQHQSRLTDEEMVHQLALLIGAGTEPVQNIIANSLRLLLSDEQFADGQQGGGDVLVEDALNEVLWNSPPIANYATHYPVHDVELAGNKLAAGTPVLISFAAANGDPSLSAGRQTFSKRAHLAWGAGPHACPAKDPALLIAIRAMEKLLNALPDIELGVPADTLTWRPGPFHRALNALPARFTPVRSERRGLRPGSAGTPGGGDARAREEQSTSQKGSWWSGFLSWWRA; encoded by the coding sequence ATGCAATCCCACTCGGAATTCCAGGCTCCACCGCCCGGCTGCCCCGCGCACGCCGACGGCGAAAGGGTGCCCCTGCACGGACCGGAATTCGCCGCCGCGCCCGACGCCTTCTACGACATGCTGCGGCAGTACGGTCCCAGCGCGCCCGTCGAGCTGGCGCCCGGCGTGCAGGCCGAACTCGTCACGGACTACGCCACCGCGCTCCACGTCCTGCAGAACCCGGACACCTTCGCGCGCGACTCCCGGCGCTGGCGCGCGTTGAACGAGGGGCAGGTCCCGGCGGACAGCCCCGTGCTGCCGATGATGATGTACCGGCCGAACTGCATGTTCTCCGATGGTGCCGAGCACCTGCGGCTGCGCCAGGCGGTGACGGACAGCTTCGCGCTCCTGGACATGCACCGGGTGAGCCGGCACGTCGACCGCGTCGCGGAGTACCTCATCGACCAGTTCAGCGTCCGGGGCAAGACCGACCTGATCGGCGACTACGCGCAGCTGCTGCCGCTGCTCGTCTTCAACGACCTCTTCGGCTGCCCGGCGGAGATCGGCGACCGGCTGATCAGCGCCATCTCCAACCTCTTCGACGGTGTCGACGTCGAGCGGGCGAACCAGGCGATGGCGGGCGCCCTGTTCGAGCTGGTCACCCTGAAGCGCGGCACGCCCGGCGACGACATCACCTCCTGGCTGATGCAGCACCAGTCGCGGCTGACGGACGAGGAGATGGTCCACCAGCTCGCCCTGCTCATCGGCGCGGGCACCGAACCGGTGCAGAACATCATCGCCAACTCGCTGCGGCTGCTGCTGTCCGACGAGCAGTTCGCCGACGGCCAGCAGGGCGGGGGCGACGTCCTGGTCGAGGACGCCCTCAACGAGGTGCTCTGGAACAGCCCGCCGATCGCCAACTACGCCACCCACTACCCGGTACACGACGTGGAGCTCGCCGGGAACAAGCTGGCGGCCGGGACCCCGGTGCTCATCAGTTTCGCGGCGGCCAACGGGGACCCGAGCCTGTCCGCGGGCCGCCAGACGTTCAGCAAGCGGGCCCACCTGGCCTGGGGCGCCGGGCCGCATGCCTGCCCGGCGAAGGACCCCGCGCTGCTGATCGCGATACGGGCGATGGAGAAGCTGCTGAACGCGCTGCCCGACATCGAGCTGGGGGTTCCCGCGGACACACTGACCTGGCGGCCCGGCCCGTTCCACCGGGCGCTCAACGCCCTGCCCGCCCGCTTCACCCCGGTGCGCAGCGAGCGACGGGGTCTCCGGCCCGGATCTGCGGGTACTCCCGGCGGGGGAGACGCCCGGGCGCGGGAAGAACAGAGCACGTCCCAGAAAGGCAGCTGGTGGAGTGGATTCCTCAGCTGGTGGCGGGCGTGA
- a CDS encoding GTP-binding protein, which produces MGSRLALDDGVYLRNSVQTAAKILVVGHFAVGKTTFIGTLSEIPPLRTEEVMTQAGAGIDDPKGAPDKTTTTVAMDFGRLTLSEKLVLYLFGTPGQQRFVQVWEDMTRGALGALVLVDPQRLDESFPVMDLVEHYGIPYAIAVNHFDGTPTHSLDEIREALDLLPETPVVTCDARDQRSSADSLIALVRYLQSRLN; this is translated from the coding sequence ATGGGCTCCAGGCTCGCTTTGGATGACGGCGTGTACCTGCGCAATTCAGTGCAGACCGCGGCGAAGATCCTCGTGGTCGGACACTTCGCCGTCGGAAAGACCACATTCATCGGGACGCTGTCCGAAATTCCGCCGCTGCGGACCGAAGAGGTCATGACCCAGGCGGGCGCGGGAATTGACGACCCGAAAGGCGCACCGGACAAGACCACGACCACGGTCGCCATGGACTTCGGCCGGCTCACGCTCAGCGAGAAGCTGGTCCTGTATCTGTTCGGCACTCCCGGCCAGCAGCGTTTCGTGCAGGTGTGGGAGGACATGACGCGAGGGGCGCTCGGGGCGCTGGTTCTCGTGGACCCCCAGCGGCTCGACGAGTCCTTCCCTGTCATGGACCTGGTGGAACACTACGGAATCCCCTACGCGATCGCGGTGAACCACTTCGACGGGACTCCCACGCATTCGCTCGACGAGATCCGGGAAGCACTGGACCTCCTTCCTGAGACGCCTGTTGTCACCTGTGACGCACGGGACCAGCGTTCCTCGGCGGATTCCCTGATCGCCCTCGTCCGTTATCTCCAGTCCCGCCTCAACTAG
- a CDS encoding DUF742 domain-containing protein encodes MTTDDEPELEHEAAELVRPYVITNGRDLLDGSEFSLITLVTVHADPPRTKPLDPEKVRLLELCSGGFLSIAEIAGHTRLPVGVVKILVSDLAREGHLYSRAPIPSAQLVDREILEEVLHGLQARFG; translated from the coding sequence ATGACCACTGATGACGAGCCGGAGCTGGAACACGAAGCAGCGGAGTTAGTACGGCCGTACGTCATCACCAACGGCCGCGATCTTCTTGACGGCAGCGAATTCTCGCTGATCACTCTGGTCACCGTGCACGCGGACCCGCCCCGGACCAAGCCTCTTGATCCGGAGAAGGTCCGCCTGCTGGAGCTGTGTTCGGGAGGCTTCCTCTCGATCGCCGAGATAGCCGGGCACACCCGGCTTCCGGTGGGTGTCGTCAAGATTCTGGTGTCCGATCTCGCGCGGGAGGGTCATCTCTATTCCCGCGCACCCATACCGAGCGCTCAGCTCGTCGACCGGGAAATCCTTGAGGAGGTGCTGCATGGGCTCCAGGCTCGCTTTGGATGA
- a CDS encoding roadblock/LC7 domain-containing protein — translation MNYDLSWMLDSALELPEAQHAILVSADGLLMARSKEVGRDHADTVAAAMSGMQSLSRTVADFCHGGRSAGRPQWRQTLVEFDHGWVFLISAGEGAYLAVSASPDVDMAEITFRMQQLVGQLGKALTSPPRERADIQP, via the coding sequence GTGAACTACGATCTGTCGTGGATGCTTGACAGTGCTCTGGAATTGCCCGAAGCGCAGCACGCCATTCTCGTCTCCGCCGACGGCCTTCTCATGGCCCGCTCGAAGGAAGTCGGCCGTGACCACGCCGACACCGTCGCCGCCGCGATGAGCGGAATGCAGTCGCTGAGCCGTACGGTCGCCGATTTCTGCCACGGCGGCCGGTCCGCCGGCCGTCCGCAATGGCGGCAGACGCTGGTGGAGTTCGACCATGGCTGGGTATTTCTCATTTCGGCCGGGGAGGGCGCGTATCTCGCGGTGTCGGCGTCACCCGATGTCGACATGGCGGAGATCACGTTCCGTATGCAGCAGCTCGTCGGTCAGCTCGGCAAGGCACTGACCAGCCCGCCGCGCGAGAGGGCCGATATTCAGCCATGA
- a CDS encoding ATP-binding protein, giving the protein MTQYFQDPAFWGLIAGTPVAATAIVRGRKKITELRQEKAELKQHYANLEGRYTEAVEEAKDRAEEATKTTLKSAMRTLQGLASEQQLAISKLQEAYGEHKILQDLLDIDHMNSQFARRAQSIAVLCDGWLGRRRHNASLYDVVRSAKGRIRHFTRVEIRSQSNFAIVSRAVEPVALVLAELLDNATSYSAPETMIEINIRPVPKGVCIVVDDAGVGMNEEEKARAAQLLSSENAASVSSLGNPPQFGFTVIGVLAARYGFSVSVDSTSPYGGVRAVVLLPDDLLTSLHEPEESPAVAASAPLPPENPPGQPAPGGPAPAPAAPAYPAAGHQYPGPPPAGQPAPETTAGGLPKRRRRGAISIVPTDSEGTQSPARDSAQTASVMGAFQRGTQSGRRSTNASNEGHEVQ; this is encoded by the coding sequence ATGACGCAATACTTCCAGGATCCAGCGTTCTGGGGTTTGATCGCTGGCACCCCTGTCGCCGCAACCGCGATTGTTCGCGGCCGAAAAAAGATCACGGAACTTCGACAAGAAAAGGCCGAGCTCAAGCAGCACTACGCCAATCTTGAAGGCCGCTACACGGAGGCCGTGGAAGAAGCCAAGGACCGGGCGGAGGAGGCCACCAAGACCACGCTGAAGTCGGCCATGCGGACGCTGCAGGGTCTGGCGAGCGAGCAGCAGCTGGCGATTTCCAAGCTGCAGGAAGCGTATGGAGAGCACAAGATCCTGCAGGATCTGCTCGACATCGACCACATGAACTCGCAGTTCGCGCGGCGCGCCCAGTCCATCGCCGTGCTCTGCGACGGCTGGCTCGGCCGGCGTCGGCACAACGCCTCGCTCTACGACGTGGTGCGCAGCGCGAAGGGCCGTATCCGCCATTTCACGCGCGTCGAGATCCGGTCGCAGAGCAATTTCGCCATCGTGAGCCGCGCCGTGGAACCGGTGGCACTCGTGCTCGCCGAACTGCTGGACAACGCCACCAGCTATTCGGCGCCGGAAACGATGATCGAGATCAATATCCGCCCGGTGCCCAAGGGCGTGTGCATCGTCGTCGACGACGCCGGTGTCGGGATGAACGAGGAGGAGAAGGCGCGGGCCGCCCAGCTGCTGTCGAGCGAGAATGCGGCCAGCGTCTCCAGTCTCGGAAACCCGCCGCAGTTCGGATTCACCGTCATCGGTGTGCTCGCCGCCCGCTACGGCTTCAGCGTCTCGGTGGACTCCACCTCTCCCTACGGCGGCGTGCGCGCGGTCGTGCTGCTCCCCGACGATCTGCTGACGTCCCTGCACGAGCCCGAGGAGAGCCCCGCCGTGGCCGCTTCCGCTCCGTTGCCGCCCGAGAACCCTCCTGGTCAACCGGCTCCCGGCGGTCCGGCTCCGGCCCCCGCCGCCCCCGCGTACCCGGCCGCGGGGCACCAGTACCCAGGCCCCCCGCCGGCGGGGCAGCCGGCGCCCGAGACGACCGCGGGCGGTCTGCCCAAGCGCCGCCGCCGCGGTGCGATATCCATCGTGCCGACCGATTCCGAGGGCACCCAATCCCCGGCCCGCGACAGCGCGCAGACCGCGTCCGTCATGGGCGCGTTTCAGCGCGGCACGCAATCCGGCCGTCGTTCCACTAATGCAAGCAATGAAGGGCATGAGGTTCAGTGA
- a CDS encoding DUF4333 domain-containing protein, with protein sequence MRKLRVAGLALAGPALLTGSLAAGSQWLGDRDATSEVRGTTDTVPRDEVARSISGHLSLPVIPRGPRSVDCARDLRAVKGAWTHCTAHYLRGTDRGMTVRVVRVRGGEITYVHDAPHR encoded by the coding sequence GTGCGGAAACTGCGAGTCGCCGGCCTGGCGCTGGCCGGCCCGGCTCTGCTGACGGGGAGCCTCGCGGCGGGCAGCCAGTGGCTGGGGGACCGGGACGCGACCAGCGAGGTGCGCGGGACGACCGACACCGTCCCGCGCGACGAGGTCGCCCGGTCCATCTCGGGGCATCTGTCGCTCCCGGTGATCCCCCGGGGGCCGCGCTCGGTGGACTGCGCCAGGGACCTGCGCGCGGTCAAGGGCGCCTGGACCCATTGCACGGCGCACTACCTGCGGGGGACCGACCGCGGCATGACCGTACGCGTCGTCCGGGTCCGCGGCGGCGAGATCACCTACGTCCACGACGCCCCACACCGCTGA
- a CDS encoding alpha/beta hydrolase, giving the protein MKCLRVRAAVSVVALGLLAGCGGGQDAVNASGVPRLHAHAADARNGAPRVAAPRGPRSSFTPFRTTGDGTAVVRTTWHGRKSGFNGDIWAWVPPEYHRSQYAASGFPVLIALPGAYGYPFNYWAGDAFALEERIAEWSRQGKTLPFIVVMPVLNPGRKYYDGSDIPGQPKMGTWLTEDVPDFARANFRTYDSRDGWAFMGSSSGGFAALKAVLKEPRKFKAAIVNGPDTAPDSPMWQGHPAEMRANDPRHLARLLAARRGLSVYLAFELGSKEAAVPDVKRFIRDYTGGPVHSTLFEIPDGVHSGHTYIQRMADSLHWISERMQGPVPSA; this is encoded by the coding sequence ATGAAGTGCCTGCGCGTCCGTGCTGCGGTGAGTGTGGTGGCCCTGGGGCTGCTGGCCGGGTGCGGCGGCGGCCAGGACGCCGTGAACGCCTCCGGTGTGCCGCGGCTGCACGCGCATGCCGCCGACGCCCGCAACGGCGCGCCCCGGGTGGCCGCGCCGCGCGGCCCGCGCTCCTCCTTCACCCCGTTCCGCACCACCGGGGACGGCACCGCGGTCGTCCGGACGACCTGGCACGGGCGCAAGTCCGGTTTCAACGGGGACATCTGGGCCTGGGTGCCGCCGGAGTACCACCGGTCGCAGTACGCCGCGAGCGGCTTCCCGGTGCTGATCGCCCTGCCGGGTGCCTACGGCTATCCGTTCAACTACTGGGCCGGGGACGCCTTCGCGCTGGAGGAGCGGATCGCCGAGTGGTCGCGGCAGGGCAAGACGCTGCCGTTCATCGTCGTGATGCCGGTGCTCAATCCCGGCCGGAAGTACTACGACGGCAGTGACATCCCGGGGCAGCCGAAGATGGGCACCTGGCTGACCGAGGACGTCCCGGACTTCGCGCGGGCCAACTTCCGTACGTACGACAGCCGCGACGGCTGGGCCTTCATGGGCTCCTCGTCCGGCGGGTTCGCCGCGCTGAAGGCCGTGCTCAAGGAGCCGCGGAAGTTCAAGGCGGCCATCGTCAACGGCCCCGACACGGCGCCGGATTCGCCGATGTGGCAGGGACACCCGGCCGAGATGCGCGCCAACGACCCGCGCCACCTGGCACGGCTGCTGGCGGCCCGGCGCGGCCTGTCCGTCTACCTCGCCTTCGAACTCGGCAGCAAAGAGGCGGCGGTGCCCGACGTGAAGCGCTTCATCAGGGACTACACCGGCGGTCCTGTCCACTCCACGCTCTTCGAGATACCGGACGGTGTGCACAGCGGGCACACCTACATCCAGCGGATGGCCGACTCGCTGCACTGGATCAGCGAGCGGATGCAGGGGCCTGTGCCGTCCGCCTGA
- a CDS encoding ATP-binding protein — translation MTAWADHRPPPGVVGRAVEHEQVSGLLSGSPLVTLTGAAGVGKSVLAHAVLAEHTARHGGTVLRVGCWDGPSEGGPAEALLRAAGQADAAYRDTARPLARQTAEPAGTPSRPGRTPTTSASAPAGGTAIAALAAYCRRQRATVLLDDCDPVRGECARLVRRLLRADPSLRIVVTARGPLGLAEERVVELAPLAVTLGEGIAGPAVELLAARTGTAAPELLVAVCQALEGSPLAIALAAHQLDRMSLPQLAAQVDSDGPLFYSGPAATVRHTSLHAAQAAGYALCSPTDRRVWARLSVLPGDFDPWLAGCVCAGGDVPAAAVDGALERLRTVSVVERVRDAGGMHEDTGAALPPRFRLPRAARDFGRAQLREAGEESAALRRFRQACAALAAEAQIAWQGPNQQVAVRLVEDEQANLDAALTRPPQDAEDALGALEIAVSLWFQWAACGFRREGRAHLDRLLLLCREDTALRARALWLAGYLAAQEQSPAAAQALLDEAWTAAVLHADTDGLARIAHAHAVRELYGGDTAAAVACLEEATRHQARDPWFGPGPAHSWALLAIALAPLDAERARAAAGRAWETRHSDGDFWLYSTVLYARALTESAHGKPTAALRACHKALEAKKLIGDPLFIAGVRHTLAELRRTVRKGPAAPDSGEETPWWQRGGPGVRARPFFSRLRAGS, via the coding sequence ATGACCGCGTGGGCCGATCACCGGCCTCCGCCCGGCGTAGTGGGGCGGGCCGTTGAGCATGAGCAGGTGTCCGGTCTGCTGAGCGGTTCTCCGCTGGTGACGCTCACCGGGGCCGCCGGGGTGGGCAAGAGCGTGCTGGCCCATGCCGTCCTCGCGGAGCACACCGCCCGGCACGGCGGCACGGTCCTGCGGGTCGGCTGCTGGGACGGCCCGTCCGAGGGCGGTCCGGCCGAGGCGCTGCTGCGGGCGGCGGGGCAGGCGGACGCCGCGTACCGGGACACCGCACGGCCCCTCGCCCGGCAGACGGCCGAACCCGCCGGCACCCCCTCGCGGCCCGGCCGTACGCCTACCACCTCGGCGAGCGCTCCCGCGGGCGGCACGGCCATCGCGGCGCTGGCCGCGTACTGCCGGCGGCAGCGCGCGACCGTTCTGCTCGACGACTGCGACCCGGTACGCGGCGAGTGCGCCCGGCTCGTACGGCGGCTGCTGCGCGCCGATCCGTCGCTGCGCATCGTGGTGACCGCGCGAGGCCCGCTGGGGCTGGCCGAGGAACGGGTCGTCGAACTCGCCCCGCTGGCGGTGACGCTGGGCGAGGGGATCGCCGGACCGGCGGTCGAGCTGCTGGCCGCACGGACCGGAACCGCGGCGCCCGAACTCCTGGTCGCGGTGTGCCAGGCGCTGGAGGGCTCGCCGCTCGCGATCGCGTTGGCCGCGCACCAGTTGGACCGGATGTCCCTGCCGCAGCTGGCGGCGCAGGTGGACTCGGACGGCCCGCTCTTCTACTCGGGTCCCGCGGCCACCGTGCGGCACACCTCGCTGCACGCCGCGCAGGCCGCGGGCTACGCCCTCTGCTCGCCCACCGACCGCCGGGTGTGGGCGAGGCTCTCGGTGCTGCCCGGCGACTTCGACCCCTGGCTCGCCGGATGCGTCTGCGCCGGCGGCGACGTCCCGGCGGCGGCGGTCGACGGCGCGCTGGAACGGCTCCGTACGGTCTCGGTCGTCGAGCGCGTACGGGACGCGGGCGGCATGCACGAGGACACCGGCGCCGCGCTGCCGCCGCGCTTCCGACTGCCGCGCGCCGCCCGGGACTTCGGGCGCGCCCAGCTGCGCGAGGCGGGCGAGGAGTCCGCGGCGCTGCGGCGCTTCCGGCAGGCCTGCGCGGCGCTCGCGGCCGAGGCCCAGATCGCCTGGCAGGGCCCGAACCAGCAGGTGGCCGTGCGGCTGGTGGAGGACGAACAGGCCAATCTCGACGCGGCGCTGACCCGGCCGCCGCAGGACGCGGAGGACGCCCTCGGCGCACTGGAGATCGCGGTGTCCCTGTGGTTCCAGTGGGCCGCGTGCGGCTTCCGCCGCGAGGGGCGGGCCCATCTCGACCGGCTGCTGCTGCTCTGCCGCGAGGACACCGCGCTCCGGGCCAGGGCGCTGTGGCTGGCCGGCTATCTCGCCGCGCAGGAGCAGTCGCCCGCCGCCGCACAGGCCCTGCTCGACGAGGCGTGGACGGCGGCCGTGCTGCACGCGGACACCGACGGACTGGCCCGTATCGCGCACGCGCATGCCGTACGGGAGCTGTACGGCGGGGACACCGCGGCGGCCGTGGCCTGCCTGGAGGAGGCGACCCGGCACCAGGCCAGGGATCCGTGGTTCGGTCCCGGGCCCGCGCACAGCTGGGCGCTGCTCGCCATCGCCCTGGCGCCGCTCGACGCGGAGCGGGCACGGGCGGCGGCGGGCCGCGCCTGGGAGACCCGGCACTCCGACGGCGATTTCTGGCTGTACTCGACGGTCCTCTACGCCCGTGCCCTGACCGAGAGCGCCCACGGGAAGCCGACGGCGGCGCTGCGCGCCTGCCACAAGGCGCTGGAGGCCAAGAAGCTCATCGGCGACCCGCTGTTCATCGCGGGCGTCCGCCACACGCTGGCGGAGCTGCGGCGGACGGTGCGCAAGGGGCCGGCGGCGCCGGACTCCGGGGAGGAGACCCCATGGTGGCAGCGCGGCGGGCCCGGCGTACGGGCGCGGCCGTTCTTCTCACGGCTGCGGGCCGGCTCCTGA
- a CDS encoding DedA family protein, whose product MHIQEWLETVPAVSVYLLVGVVIGLESVGIPLPGEIVLVSAAILAATQDHINPVVLGACASAGAIFGDSIGYLIGRKGGQPLLQWAGRKFPKHFGPDHVAMAEAKFDKWGMWAVFFGRFVALLRIFAGPLAGVLKMPYWKFLIANVLGGIVWAGGTTALIYSVGIVAESWLKRFSWLGLVAALLFGAGSFLLMKYRAKKAAAAREAAQAPVTATVD is encoded by the coding sequence TTGCACATCCAGGAGTGGCTCGAGACCGTACCGGCCGTGAGCGTCTACCTCCTGGTGGGGGTGGTCATCGGTCTGGAGAGCGTGGGCATTCCGCTGCCGGGCGAGATCGTCCTCGTCAGCGCGGCCATCCTCGCGGCGACCCAGGACCACATCAATCCGGTCGTGCTGGGTGCCTGCGCGTCCGCGGGTGCGATCTTCGGTGACTCCATCGGGTATCTGATCGGACGCAAGGGGGGCCAGCCCCTGCTGCAGTGGGCGGGCCGGAAGTTCCCCAAGCACTTCGGCCCGGACCATGTCGCCATGGCCGAGGCGAAGTTCGACAAGTGGGGCATGTGGGCGGTCTTCTTCGGCCGCTTCGTCGCGCTGCTGCGCATCTTCGCGGGTCCGCTCGCCGGCGTGCTGAAGATGCCGTACTGGAAGTTCCTGATCGCCAACGTCCTGGGCGGCATCGTCTGGGCCGGCGGTACCACCGCGCTGATCTACAGCGTGGGCATCGTCGCCGAGTCGTGGCTCAAGCGCTTCTCCTGGCTCGGACTGGTCGCCGCCCTGCTGTTCGGCGCCGGGTCCTTCCTCCTGATGAAGTACCGCGCGAAGAAGGCCGCCGCCGCGCGCGAGGCGGCCCAGGCGCCGGTCACCGCGACGGTCGACTGA
- a CDS encoding DUF4442 domain-containing protein: MSSETLPSIGEMMAASVPMARTLNLEFAETTAERAVVRMPDQADFHNHVGGPHAGAMFTLAESASGAIVMAAFGDQLGRAVPLAVRAEIGYKKLAMGPVTATAELGRPVAEVVAELDAGERPEFPVNIAITREDGAVTGEMSIVWTLRPNK; this comes from the coding sequence ATGTCCTCCGAGACCCTGCCGTCGATCGGCGAAATGATGGCGGCCTCCGTGCCGATGGCCCGCACCCTGAACCTCGAGTTCGCCGAGACCACCGCCGAACGCGCCGTGGTCCGCATGCCCGACCAGGCCGACTTCCACAACCACGTCGGCGGCCCGCACGCCGGCGCGATGTTCACCCTCGCCGAGTCGGCGAGCGGCGCCATCGTGATGGCGGCCTTCGGCGACCAGCTCGGCCGGGCGGTGCCGCTGGCCGTGCGCGCCGAGATCGGCTACAAGAAGCTCGCCATGGGGCCGGTCACCGCCACCGCGGAGCTGGGCCGGCCGGTGGCCGAGGTCGTCGCCGAGCTCGACGCCGGCGAGCGCCCGGAGTTCCCCGTGAACATCGCCATCACCCGCGAGGACGGCGCGGTCACCGGCGAGATGAGCATCGTGTGGACCCTGCGCCCCAACAAGTGA
- a CDS encoding spermidine synthase: MDEAPEPIPVTRTVDCGTAKLLPDVDRPRAWLLTVDGAPQSYVDLDAPTHLEFEYVRRLAFVLDEAAAPGRPLDVLHLGGGALTLPRYLAALRPHSRQDVVEADRGLLALVAEHLPLPGDCGITVHAQDARTALEAAPEGSADVIVADVFGGSRVPAHLTSVEYARAAARVLRPDGCYAANLADGAPFGFLRGQLANFAAVFEHLALIAEPSVLRGRRFGNAVLLASRAPLPIAALARRTAGDAFPARVEHGAALRRLIAGAVPVRDAEAVASPLPPDGAFSVG; the protein is encoded by the coding sequence GTGGACGAAGCACCCGAGCCGATACCCGTCACCCGGACCGTGGACTGCGGCACGGCCAAACTCCTGCCGGACGTCGACCGGCCGCGCGCCTGGCTGCTCACGGTGGACGGCGCACCCCAGTCGTACGTGGACCTCGACGCGCCCACCCATCTGGAATTCGAGTACGTGCGCCGGCTGGCCTTCGTCCTGGACGAGGCGGCCGCCCCGGGGCGGCCGCTCGACGTGCTGCACCTGGGCGGCGGGGCGCTGACCCTGCCGCGCTACCTCGCCGCCCTCCGCCCGCACTCCCGGCAGGACGTCGTCGAGGCCGACCGCGGACTGCTCGCGCTGGTGGCGGAGCACCTGCCGCTGCCCGGCGACTGCGGGATCACGGTGCACGCCCAGGACGCCAGGACGGCCCTGGAGGCGGCGCCGGAGGGCAGCGCCGACGTCATCGTGGCGGACGTCTTCGGCGGCTCACGGGTCCCGGCGCACCTCACCTCCGTCGAGTACGCACGGGCCGCGGCCCGGGTGCTGCGGCCGGACGGCTGCTACGCCGCGAACCTCGCGGACGGCGCCCCGTTCGGCTTCCTGCGCGGCCAACTCGCCAACTTCGCCGCCGTCTTCGAGCACCTCGCGCTGATCGCCGAGCCTTCCGTGCTGCGCGGCCGCCGGTTCGGCAACGCCGTGCTGCTCGCCTCGCGCGCACCGCTCCCGATCGCCGCGCTGGCCCGGCGGACGGCCGGCGACGCGTTCCCGGCCCGCGTCGAGCACGGTGCGGCGCTGCGGCGGCTGATCGCCGGTGCGGTCCCCGTACGCGATGCCGAGGCGGTGGCGTCCCCCCTGCCGCCCGACGGGGCGTTCAGCGTCGGCTGA
- a CDS encoding patatin-like phospholipase family protein, translating to MAGTALVLGGGGLTGIGWEVGVLAGLAEAGLDLADADVVIGTSAGSIVGAHLTSRHHTVEELYAHQLAAPEKSASATRMGPAALARFAAIALRSRDTASFGARMGKLALGARTVTEAEQRTVIARTLNLTDWPARRLVVTAVDAATGERTAFDDTSGVPLLDAVGASCAVPGIYPPVTIDGTRWIDGGVHSSANADVAAGYARVVVVAPMAASGGPIAGPRAQGEQLARRGARVCVLTPDRAARSAFGRNVLDPAKRADAARAGRRQAAAHVARIRQVWSD from the coding sequence ACCGGCATCGGCTGGGAGGTCGGGGTGCTCGCCGGTCTCGCCGAGGCGGGTCTCGATCTCGCCGACGCCGACGTCGTCATCGGTACTTCCGCCGGGTCGATCGTCGGCGCCCACCTCACCTCCCGGCACCACACCGTGGAGGAGCTGTACGCGCACCAGCTCGCCGCGCCCGAGAAGAGCGCCTCGGCCACCCGGATGGGACCGGCCGCGCTGGCCCGGTTCGCGGCCATCGCGCTGCGTTCCCGTGACACGGCCTCGTTCGGGGCGCGGATGGGGAAGCTGGCGCTCGGGGCCCGTACCGTCACCGAGGCGGAACAGCGCACGGTGATCGCCCGGACCCTGAACCTGACGGACTGGCCGGCCCGCCGGCTGGTGGTCACCGCGGTGGATGCCGCGACGGGCGAGCGGACCGCCTTCGACGACACCAGCGGGGTGCCGCTGCTGGACGCGGTGGGCGCGAGCTGCGCGGTCCCCGGCATCTATCCGCCGGTCACCATCGACGGCACCCGGTGGATCGACGGCGGGGTGCACTCCAGCGCCAACGCCGACGTGGCCGCCGGATACGCCCGGGTGGTGGTCGTCGCGCCGATGGCGGCCAGTGGCGGGCCGATCGCCGGTCCCCGGGCGCAGGGGGAGCAACTGGCCCGCCGGGGCGCCCGGGTGTGCGTGCTCACCCCCGACCGCGCGGCCCGCTCGGCGTTCGGCCGCAATGTCCTGGACCCCGCCAAGCGCGCGGACGCGGCCCGCGCGGGGCGCCGGCAGGCGGCCGCCCACGTGGCGCGGATCCGGCAGGTCTGGTCGGACTGA